The Wolbachia endosymbiont of Ctenocephalides felis wCfeT genome includes a region encoding these proteins:
- a CDS encoding phosphomannomutase/phosphoglucomutase: MIIRKYDIRGVVGKDLQISDGYEIGRKFGQTANKVCIGYDSRISSPSIERELIRGLTLSGANVLRIGLCSSPMLYAATQTMQADLGIMVTASHNPSEYNGFKFFSNEKVFSDQEIKEVINSKIKSSEKIGSVININIYRQYIEILKNSVKNNTSRELKIAWDCGNSPASGVIRYIEEVLPGHTHIVTNNSIDGTFPLHNPDPIEEKNLAQLIDIVKRSGCDLGIALDGDSDRVRLIDNKGNVVSNDHLFMIFAREVLEGHPNSKVIANVKMSMKVHEFVNKLGGQVITCATGHSLVKKKMQEEKAKFAGELSGHFFFSELGFDDGLYSAIKAIDILLKKDQSLSEMIESLPKLYITHEMKIEVDEEKKFQIVESMKKTLKQKNIAFSDLDGVKVVNDDGWWLLRASNTQNCITARCEGDTSEGFKLTKKVLLNYIDKLQIA; this comes from the coding sequence ATGATTATAAGGAAATATGATATTAGAGGCGTGGTAGGAAAAGATTTACAAATTAGTGATGGATATGAAATTGGCAGAAAATTCGGTCAAACTGCAAATAAAGTATGTATTGGCTATGACAGTAGAATTAGCTCACCTAGCATAGAAAGAGAGTTAATTAGAGGGCTAACTTTATCCGGAGCGAATGTTTTGCGCATTGGACTATGCTCCTCACCGATGCTTTATGCCGCAACGCAGACTATGCAGGCAGATCTTGGTATCATGGTTACCGCTTCTCACAATCCGAGTGAATATAACGGTTTTAAGTTTTTCAGTAATGAAAAAGTCTTTTCTGATCAAGAAATAAAGGAAGTCATAAACAGCAAAATTAAAAGTAGTGAAAAAATTGGCAGTGTGATTAATATAAATATATATAGACAATATATTGAGATACTAAAAAACTCGGTAAAAAACAATACATCACGAGAATTGAAAATAGCCTGGGACTGTGGTAATAGCCCAGCAAGCGGAGTGATAAGATATATTGAAGAGGTTTTACCTGGTCATACGCACATAGTTACCAACAATTCAATAGATGGAACGTTTCCACTACATAATCCCGATCCAATAGAGGAGAAAAATCTTGCTCAATTAATTGATATTGTGAAGAGATCTGGATGTGATCTCGGTATTGCACTTGATGGTGATAGCGATAGGGTGCGTCTTATCGATAACAAAGGCAATGTTGTTTCTAATGATCACCTATTCATGATCTTCGCACGTGAAGTTTTGGAAGGTCATCCAAATAGCAAAGTCATTGCTAATGTAAAGATGAGTATGAAAGTGCATGAATTTGTTAACAAATTAGGAGGACAAGTTATTACCTGTGCTACTGGGCACTCATTAGTTAAGAAAAAAATGCAGGAAGAAAAGGCAAAATTTGCTGGTGAGTTGAGTGGGCACTTCTTTTTCTCTGAACTTGGGTTTGATGATGGGCTATACTCTGCAATTAAGGCTATTGATATTTTACTTAAAAAGGACCAAAGTTTATCTGAGATGATAGAGAGTTTACCAAAATTATATATTACACATGAAATGAAGATCGAAGTTGATGAAGAAAAGAAGTTTCAAATAGTAGAATCAATGAAAAAAACGCTAAAGCAAAAAAACATTGCATTTTCTGATCTTGATGGAGTTAAAGTAGTCAATGATGACGGTTGGTGGCTGCTTAGGGCATCAAATACACAAAACTGCATCACAGCAAGATGTGAGGGAGATACCTCAGAAGGTTTTAAGCTCACTAAGAAGGTTTTGCTGAATTATATTGATAAGCTGCAAATAGCTTAA
- the rpsP gene encoding 30S ribosomal protein S16 — protein sequence MAVKIRLARFGAKKRPFYRIVVADSRAPRDGRFIERIGQYDPMLPKDNKNRVVIKVDRLKHWLSVGAQATERVLWFIKKGAINLNAEAEVKKAETQKVKEKKVKEQEA from the coding sequence ATGGCAGTTAAAATAAGGTTGGCAAGATTTGGAGCAAAGAAGCGTCCTTTTTATAGAATAGTTGTGGCTGACTCGCGTGCACCAAGAGATGGGCGATTTATTGAGAGAATTGGACAGTATGATCCGATGTTACCAAAAGATAATAAAAATCGTGTTGTAATAAAGGTTGATAGATTAAAACATTGGCTCAGTGTAGGTGCTCAAGCAACTGAACGAGTGCTTTGGTTCATCAAAAAAGGTGCGATAAATTTAAATGCAGAAGCAGAAGTTAAAAAAGCAGAAACACAGAAAGTAAAAGAAAAGAAAGTAAAAGAGCAAGAGGCGTAA
- a CDS encoding polyprenyl synthetase family protein, producing the protein MLKTSNKKLDDIVFSDLLIMEDFISRNVAYEHSELAANIISNLIKSGGKKIRPKLVFIVCKMLNYSGENRINVAAAVEFIHNATLLHDDVLDDGEARHGVKTANKIWGNKSSILVGDLLLTLAFRWLIECGNLNILSILSEASHSLVKGEIKQMTTQFSHKTMRENYFGIIEEKTASLFSACCETAAVVSGATNDETTRLKNFGFNFGMAFQIIDDVLDYTASTSGKQIGKDFFEGKITLPAIIAYENGNNKEQEFWQECFSSINIERDFNQALRYIEYHNAIQLSMEKAKHYIDAAQSNIIDSPYKTVLINFLNESIERRA; encoded by the coding sequence ATGCTAAAAACCAGCAACAAAAAGTTAGATGATATAGTATTTTCTGATTTATTAATAATGGAGGATTTTATCTCCAGAAATGTAGCTTACGAACATTCTGAACTCGCTGCAAATATTATATCAAACCTAATCAAGTCAGGTGGAAAAAAAATAAGGCCTAAGCTTGTTTTTATTGTATGTAAGATGCTTAACTATTCTGGGGAGAATAGGATCAATGTTGCAGCAGCAGTAGAATTTATACATAATGCAACTTTGCTCCACGATGATGTGCTTGACGACGGTGAAGCACGTCATGGTGTTAAAACGGCAAATAAAATCTGGGGGAATAAATCAAGCATCTTGGTTGGTGATTTACTGTTAACTTTGGCATTCAGGTGGCTCATAGAGTGTGGAAATTTAAATATTCTTTCTATTTTATCTGAAGCATCGCACTCACTTGTAAAAGGTGAGATTAAGCAGATGACAACGCAGTTTAGTCATAAGACAATGAGGGAAAATTATTTTGGCATCATTGAAGAAAAAACAGCATCTTTGTTTTCTGCGTGCTGCGAGACTGCTGCTGTAGTTTCTGGTGCTACAAATGATGAAACAACTAGGTTGAAAAATTTTGGTTTTAACTTTGGTATGGCGTTTCAAATAATTGATGATGTACTTGATTACACTGCAAGCACGTCTGGAAAGCAAATTGGAAAAGATTTTTTTGAAGGTAAAATTACCTTGCCTGCCATTATAGCATATGAGAATGGTAACAATAAAGAGCAAGAGTTTTGGCAAGAGTGTTTTTCTTCCATAAATATTGAGCGTGATTTTAACCAGGCATTACGTTACATTGAATACCATAATGCAATTCAACTTTCCATGGAAAAAGCAAAACATTACATTGATGCAGCACAAAGTAATATCATTGATTCTCCTTACAAAACCGTTCTTATTAACTTTTTGAATGAGAGCATAGAAAGGCGGGCATAG
- a CDS encoding nucleotide exchange factor GrpE produces MSDRSKETKKKFADMVNRNKVDDSQHVKTDDLNEELNALKERAAQLEDHLRRAVADNENIKRIMQKQISDAGDYAVTKFARDMIDSCDNLKRAMENLQDSDPIHEGIKVAHQKIVNDLKNHGIEEINPIGEPFDSNLHQAVVEKEDNEKEAGTIVEVLQTGYTIKSRLLRPAMVIISKKSSNAEEATE; encoded by the coding sequence ATGTCAGACAGAAGCAAAGAAACAAAGAAAAAGTTTGCCGATATGGTAAACAGGAATAAAGTTGATGACTCACAACACGTAAAAACCGATGATTTAAATGAAGAGCTAAATGCACTGAAAGAGCGTGCAGCTCAACTTGAGGATCATTTACGTCGTGCTGTTGCAGACAACGAGAACATAAAACGAATAATGCAAAAGCAAATTAGTGATGCAGGTGATTATGCAGTCACGAAATTTGCACGTGATATGATCGATTCGTGCGATAATTTAAAAAGAGCAATGGAAAATTTACAAGACAGTGATCCTATACATGAAGGAATCAAAGTAGCTCATCAAAAAATAGTTAATGATTTAAAAAATCATGGAATAGAAGAAATAAATCCAATAGGGGAACCTTTTGATAGCAATCTACACCAAGCTGTTGTAGAAAAAGAGGATAATGAAAAAGAAGCTGGCACTATTGTAGAGGTATTACAAACCGGTTATACCATTAAAAGTAGATTACTTCGCCCTGCAATGGTTATTATTTCTAAGAAATCTAGCAATGCTGAAGAAGCAACTGAATAA
- the trpS gene encoding tryptophan--tRNA ligase, with translation MTDIVFSGIQPSGVLHLGNYLGAIKQWVDLQKQYKSLFCIVDLHAITANKLPADELRNNIFKAAATYIACGIDPKQSIIFSQSTVSGHAELCWLLECYTPIGWLNRMTQFKDKAGSDKQKASLGLYSYPVLMAADILLYQTKYVPVGDDQKQHLELARDIASAFNNHYKLEHFTIPEILILDQTSRIMSLRDGTNKMSKSDPSEYSCINLDDTDDLIIKKIEKAKTDSEHGFTDLKGRPEINNLVNIYSALSGSSVEKTCEEMNKHDMKYFKKELAELIISIVSPIREKINDLLKDQSHLHEILKNGTEKAAEIANQNLKEIKNIIGFVQ, from the coding sequence ATGACAGATATTGTCTTCTCAGGCATTCAGCCAAGTGGTGTGTTGCATTTAGGCAATTACCTTGGTGCAATCAAACAGTGGGTGGATTTGCAAAAACAATATAAGTCCCTTTTTTGTATCGTTGATCTGCATGCAATAACAGCCAATAAGCTTCCTGCAGATGAATTAAGGAATAATATTTTTAAAGCAGCAGCAACTTACATTGCCTGTGGCATAGATCCAAAACAGTCCATTATTTTTAGTCAATCTACAGTTAGTGGTCACGCAGAGCTTTGTTGGTTACTTGAGTGTTATACGCCTATAGGCTGGCTCAATCGCATGACTCAATTTAAAGATAAAGCTGGCAGCGATAAGCAAAAAGCCTCACTTGGGCTATATAGTTACCCAGTGCTTATGGCTGCAGATATATTGCTTTATCAAACTAAATATGTTCCTGTTGGAGATGATCAAAAACAGCACTTGGAGCTTGCACGTGATATTGCATCAGCATTCAACAATCATTATAAGCTTGAGCATTTCACTATACCTGAAATCTTAATTTTGGATCAAACATCAAGAATAATGAGTTTAAGAGATGGTACGAATAAGATGAGCAAGTCTGATCCTTCAGAATACTCATGTATTAATCTTGATGATACAGATGATCTTATTATCAAGAAAATAGAAAAAGCTAAGACGGATTCAGAACATGGCTTTACTGACCTCAAAGGTCGCCCAGAGATAAATAATTTAGTAAATATTTATTCAGCACTAAGTGGTTCAAGTGTAGAAAAAACATGTGAAGAAATGAATAAACATGATATGAAATACTTCAAAAAAGAGCTAGCAGAACTGATTATTAGCATAGTGTCACCGATACGCGAGAAAATAAACGATTTACTGAAGGATCAATCCCATTTGCATGAAATACTAAAAAACGGCACAGAGAAAGCAGCAGAAATTGCAAACCAAAATTTAAAAGAAATTAAAAACATTATAGGATTTGTTCAGTAA
- the ftsY gene encoding signal recognition particle-docking protein FtsY — MSLFNNLYKGLLKTSSRFSNEIKSIFSTKKKLDQPLLDELEELLISMDIGHKTSKLVIDKLASVRFEKEVEHNAITQQLINEIETMLNPVVQPLILDKKPHIIMVCGVNGNGKTTTIGKLAHKYKKMGKSVMLVACDTFRAAASEQLNIWAERSGCSIVTGEHGADSASVAYRAVSQAIKDETDIVLIDTAGRLQNNMNLMEELSKIYRTIKKLDDTAPHDVILVLDATTGQNAYSQLEAFSKMVNVTGLIVTKLDGTAKGGVVIGLAEAYKVKLYAIGIGESIEDLREFTSKEFAEALFNCN, encoded by the coding sequence TTGAGCTTATTTAATAATCTTTATAAAGGTCTGTTGAAAACTTCTTCTCGCTTTAGCAATGAGATAAAAAGTATTTTCTCTACTAAAAAAAAACTGGATCAGCCGCTTTTAGATGAGCTAGAGGAATTGCTAATTAGCATGGATATTGGTCACAAAACTTCTAAATTAGTTATTGATAAGCTGGCAAGTGTCAGATTTGAAAAAGAAGTTGAGCACAATGCGATTACTCAGCAGCTGATAAACGAAATAGAAACTATGCTAAATCCAGTTGTGCAGCCGCTCATTTTAGATAAAAAACCACATATCATAATGGTATGCGGAGTGAACGGTAATGGTAAAACTACAACTATAGGTAAGCTTGCACATAAATATAAGAAAATGGGAAAATCTGTTATGCTTGTTGCATGTGACACATTTAGAGCCGCAGCAAGTGAGCAACTAAACATTTGGGCAGAGCGCTCTGGCTGTTCTATTGTGACCGGGGAACATGGAGCCGATTCTGCAAGCGTAGCATATAGAGCTGTAAGTCAGGCTATAAAAGATGAAACAGATATTGTTCTGATTGATACAGCAGGAAGATTGCAAAATAATATGAATCTTATGGAAGAATTGTCAAAAATCTATAGGACGATAAAAAAACTGGACGATACTGCTCCTCATGATGTCATTTTAGTACTTGATGCCACAACAGGTCAAAACGCTTATAGTCAATTGGAAGCATTTAGCAAAATGGTAAACGTCACAGGTTTAATCGTAACAAAGCTTGATGGCACTGCTAAAGGTGGAGTGGTAATCGGACTTGCAGAAGCCTATAAGGTAAAATTATACGCCATAGGCATTGGCGAAAGTATAGAGGATTTAAGAGAGTTTACCAGCAAAGAATTCGCTGAAGCGCTATTTAATTGTAACTAA